The Pseudomonas extremaustralis genome contains a region encoding:
- a CDS encoding heavy metal sensor histidine kinase — translation MSTNSIALRLSGMFTLVALLIFLLIGGALYQQVDRGLGLLPEAELDARYSVLESSVTRFGTPEHWVKIKAKLKLLAEEDKRIRFWVVSSDPNYEYGNPDAQIRAFAAGPTGKRDLRLAGHDDPFKVLVSQFPAQEQRPPLRFMIAIDTENFRATQHHLLVALISLAFVGVVLAALLGFWVSRIGLKPLGRLSDEAQKLAPPKLSGRLQLSPLPPELRQFVSSFNATLDRVEQAYSRLESFNADVAHELRSPLTNLIGQTQVALTRGRSAEHYFEVLQSNLEELERLRSIINDMLFLASADQGSKATKLIESSLADEVATTLDYLDFILEDAQVQVRVHGDAVVQIEKAHLRRALINLLSNAVQHTAPGQVIEVNIDVQAHQVAIGVTNPGDTIASEHLPRLFERFYRVDASRSNSGANHGLGLAIVKAIALMHGGDVFVRSERGGNTFGITLPV, via the coding sequence GTGTCGACTAATTCCATCGCCCTGCGCCTGAGCGGCATGTTCACCCTGGTGGCGCTGCTGATCTTCCTGTTGATCGGCGGCGCGCTCTATCAGCAGGTGGACCGTGGCCTGGGCCTGCTGCCGGAGGCCGAACTGGATGCGCGCTACAGCGTGCTGGAGTCATCGGTGACGCGTTTCGGCACGCCGGAACATTGGGTCAAGATCAAAGCCAAGCTCAAGTTGCTGGCGGAGGAAGACAAGCGCATCCGTTTCTGGGTGGTGAGCAGCGATCCGAACTACGAGTATGGCAACCCCGATGCACAGATCCGCGCCTTCGCCGCCGGCCCGACCGGCAAGCGCGACTTGCGCCTGGCCGGCCATGACGACCCGTTCAAAGTGCTGGTGAGCCAGTTCCCCGCCCAGGAGCAGCGCCCGCCGTTGCGCTTCATGATCGCCATCGACACCGAAAACTTCCGCGCCACCCAACACCATTTACTGGTGGCGCTGATCAGCCTGGCGTTTGTCGGCGTGGTCCTGGCCGCGCTGCTGGGGTTCTGGGTCTCGCGCATCGGCCTCAAACCCTTGGGCAGACTCTCGGACGAAGCACAAAAACTCGCACCGCCCAAGCTCTCGGGGCGCCTGCAACTGTCGCCATTGCCGCCGGAACTGCGCCAGTTCGTCAGCTCGTTCAACGCCACCCTGGATCGCGTCGAGCAAGCCTATTCACGCCTGGAGTCGTTCAACGCCGACGTGGCCCACGAACTGCGCTCGCCGCTGACCAACCTGATCGGCCAGACCCAGGTGGCGTTGACGCGCGGGCGTTCGGCCGAGCATTACTTCGAGGTCCTGCAATCGAACCTGGAAGAACTGGAGCGCCTGCGCTCGATCATCAACGACATGCTGTTCCTGGCCAGTGCCGACCAGGGCAGCAAGGCCACCAAACTGATCGAAAGCTCCCTGGCCGACGAAGTAGCGACCACCCTCGACTACCTGGATTTCATCCTCGAAGACGCCCAAGTCCAAGTGCGCGTACACGGTGACGCCGTGGTGCAGATCGAAAAAGCCCACCTGCGTCGCGCCCTGATCAACCTGTTGAGCAACGCGGTGCAACACACCGCGCCGGGACAGGTGATCGAGGTGAACATCGACGTACAGGCGCACCAAGTGGCGATCGGCGTGACCAACCCTGGCGACACCATTGCCAGCGAGCACCTGCCCCGGCTGTTCGAACGGTTTTATCGGGTGGATGCTTCGCGCAGTAACAGCGGGGCGAATCACGGGTTGGGCCTGGCAATCGTCAAGGCCATTGCGTTGATGCATGGCGGCGATGTGTTCGTGCGCAGCGAGCGCGGCGGCAACACCTTTGGCATCACCCTGCCCGTCTGA
- a CDS encoding diguanylate cyclase: MSQHPARTPPERPELLLMLGSGLAVALIVIMVSALLIREHTSALQAAKRSTTNIAQLINADVLRNVELYDLALQGLIAATQRTDLSKVSADIRHLVQFERSAAAPFKGEVLLLDANGSVVADSSTLKPTPRSFADRDFFLAHKNATQAGLFISRPFKIQCNCEQVWRIAFSRRVIGADGEFAGVAVATMRLAYFDQLFNSLTIGNSSSVNLLNDHGILLAQQPLLERDMINKDLSDFPNFKRIVRDGSGSFRAVSGITGKERLYTFSNVGELPLIVVVVLSSEDVFAPWNRAAMLTGGATGILCIGLLWLTWMLRRELRRRYRAEKVLSELAATDALTGLANRRMLDQRLRLEWDRAQRSAEPLTLLMIDVDHFKAFNDRHGHHGGDEALRNVAQVIGNNIRRPADLAARYGGEEFAVVLPATDSRGAWLIAEHIRNGVEHLPQVAGAERPITVSIGMCTWDKRSRLSLETLLLSADQALYEAKHSGRNRIVEAENPA, from the coding sequence ATGAGTCAACACCCTGCTCGTACCCCGCCTGAACGCCCAGAGCTGTTGCTGATGCTGGGCAGTGGCCTCGCCGTTGCGTTGATCGTGATCATGGTCTCGGCGTTGTTGATCCGCGAGCACACCAGCGCCCTACAGGCAGCCAAACGCTCAACCACTAACATTGCCCAACTGATCAATGCGGATGTGCTGCGTAACGTCGAGCTCTATGACCTCGCACTGCAAGGGCTGATCGCGGCCACGCAGCGCACGGATTTGTCCAAGGTATCGGCAGACATCCGACACCTGGTGCAGTTTGAACGGTCGGCGGCCGCGCCGTTCAAAGGCGAAGTGCTGTTGCTGGACGCCAATGGCAGCGTCGTCGCTGACTCCTCGACGCTCAAGCCGACCCCACGTAGCTTCGCCGATCGCGACTTCTTCCTCGCGCACAAAAATGCCACCCAGGCTGGCCTGTTCATCAGCCGTCCGTTCAAGATCCAGTGCAATTGCGAGCAGGTCTGGCGCATTGCATTCAGCCGCCGCGTCATCGGCGCCGACGGTGAATTCGCCGGAGTCGCGGTGGCCACCATGCGCCTGGCGTACTTCGATCAGTTGTTCAACAGCCTGACCATCGGCAATAGCAGCTCGGTCAACCTGCTGAACGACCACGGCATCCTCCTGGCCCAGCAACCGCTGCTGGAGCGCGACATGATCAACAAGGACCTGAGCGACTTTCCCAACTTCAAACGCATAGTGCGCGATGGAAGCGGCAGCTTTCGCGCCGTCTCAGGCATCACCGGCAAGGAGCGCTTGTACACCTTCAGCAACGTCGGCGAGCTGCCTCTGATTGTGGTGGTGGTGCTGTCCAGCGAGGATGTGTTCGCCCCCTGGAACCGCGCAGCGATGCTGACCGGCGGCGCCACCGGCATCCTGTGTATTGGCCTGTTATGGCTGACCTGGATGTTACGCCGGGAACTGCGACGCCGTTATCGCGCGGAGAAGGTGCTGTCAGAACTGGCAGCCACCGACGCACTCACCGGCCTGGCCAACCGCCGCATGCTGGACCAACGCCTGCGCCTGGAATGGGACCGCGCCCAGCGGTCCGCCGAACCGCTGACGCTGTTGATGATCGACGTCGACCATTTCAAGGCCTTCAACGACCGCCATGGTCATCACGGCGGCGATGAAGCGTTGCGCAACGTTGCCCAGGTGATCGGCAACAATATCCGGCGCCCGGCCGACCTGGCCGCACGTTATGGCGGGGAGGAATTCGCCGTGGTGTTGCCGGCCACCGACTCCAGAGGCGCATGGCTGATTGCTGAACATATCCGCAATGGCGTCGAGCACTTGCCACAGGTAGCCGGCGCCGAACGACCGATCACCGTCAGTATCGGTATGTGTACCTGGGATAAACGCAGCCGCCTGTCGCTGGAAACTTTGCTGCTCAGTGCCGACCAAGCGTTGTATGAGGCCAAGCACAGCGGACGCAATCGAATCGTGGAAGCTGAAAATCCCGCCTGA
- the lpxC gene encoding UDP-3-O-acyl-N-acetylglucosamine deacetylase: MIKQRTLKNIIRATGVGLHSGEKVYLTLKPAPVDTGIVFVRADLDPVVQIPARAENVGETTMSTTLVNGDVKVDTVEHLLSAMAGLGIDNAYVELSASEVPIMDGSAGPFVFLIQSAGLEEQDAAKKFIRILREVTVEDGDKRATFVPFEGFKVSFEIDFDHPVFRDRIQSASVDFSSTSFVKEVSRARTFGFMSDIEYLRKHNLALGGSVENAIVVDADGVLNEDGLRYEDEFVKHKILDAIGDLYLLGNSLIGEFKGFKSGHALNNQLLRKLIEQTDAWEVVTFEDASTAPISYMRPVAAV; this comes from the coding sequence ATGATTAAACAACGCACCCTGAAGAATATTATTCGTGCCACAGGTGTAGGTCTGCACTCCGGGGAGAAGGTATACCTGACCCTCAAGCCTGCACCTGTCGACACCGGCATCGTGTTTGTGCGTGCCGACCTGGACCCTGTGGTGCAGATTCCTGCTCGCGCGGAAAACGTTGGCGAAACCACGATGTCGACCACACTGGTCAACGGTGACGTCAAAGTGGACACGGTGGAGCACTTGCTCTCGGCCATGGCCGGCCTGGGCATCGATAACGCCTACGTCGAGCTCTCCGCGTCCGAAGTCCCGATCATGGATGGCAGCGCTGGCCCCTTCGTATTCTTGATTCAATCTGCCGGCCTGGAAGAACAGGACGCAGCCAAGAAGTTCATTCGCATTCTGCGGGAAGTGACAGTAGAAGACGGCGACAAGCGCGCCACCTTCGTCCCGTTCGAAGGCTTTAAAGTGAGCTTTGAGATCGATTTCGATCACCCGGTATTCCGTGACCGCATCCAAAGTGCAAGCGTGGATTTTTCCAGCACTTCGTTCGTAAAAGAAGTCAGCCGCGCCCGTACCTTTGGTTTCATGAGTGACATCGAGTACCTGCGCAAGCACAACCTCGCACTCGGCGGCAGCGTTGAAAACGCCATTGTGGTCGACGCGGATGGTGTACTGAACGAAGACGGCCTTCGCTACGAAGACGAATTCGTCAAGCACAAGATCCTCGATGCAATCGGTGACCTCTACCTGCTGGGCAATAGCCTGATAGGCGAGTTCAAAGGCTTCAAGTCGGGCCACGCCCTTAACAACCAGCTGCTGCGCAAGTTGATTGAGCAGACAGACGCTTGGGAAGTCGTGACCTTCGAAGATGCCAGCACCGCACCGATCTCTTACATGCGTCCCGTCGCGGCGGTGTAA
- the ftsZ gene encoding cell division protein FtsZ: MFELVDNIPASPVIKVIGVGGGGGNAVNHMVKSNIEGVEFICANTDAQALKSIGARTILQLGTAVTKGLGAGANPEVGRQAALEDRERIAEVLQGTNMVFITTGMGGGTGTGAAPIIAEVAKEMGILTVAVVTRPFPFEGRKRMQIADEGIRLLSESVDSLITIPNEKLLTILGKDASLLSAFAKADDVLAGAVRGISDIIKRPGMINVDFADVRTVMSEMGMAMMGTGCASGPNRAREATEAAIRNPLLEDVNLQGARGILVNITAGPDLSLGEYSDVGSIIEAFASEHAMVKVGTVIDPDMRDELHVTVVATGLGAKIEKPVKVIDNTLHTGQSSQAAAAPAPARQELPSVNYRDLDRPTVMRNQAQAGAAASRSPNPQDDLDYLDIPAFLRRQAD; the protein is encoded by the coding sequence ATGTTCGAACTCGTAGACAACATCCCCGCCAGCCCGGTCATTAAAGTGATCGGTGTCGGCGGTGGCGGCGGCAACGCTGTCAACCACATGGTCAAGAGCAACATTGAAGGCGTTGAATTCATCTGCGCCAACACAGATGCCCAGGCTCTGAAAAGCATCGGCGCGCGCACCATCCTGCAATTGGGCACCGCCGTGACCAAGGGCCTCGGTGCTGGTGCCAATCCGGAAGTCGGCCGTCAAGCCGCCCTGGAAGACCGCGAGCGTATTGCCGAAGTGCTGCAAGGCACCAACATGGTGTTCATCACCACTGGCATGGGCGGCGGTACCGGTACCGGTGCTGCACCGATCATCGCCGAAGTGGCCAAGGAAATGGGGATCCTGACGGTTGCCGTCGTGACCCGTCCGTTCCCGTTCGAAGGCCGCAAGCGCATGCAGATCGCCGACGAAGGCATCCGTCTGCTGTCCGAAAGCGTCGACTCGTTGATCACCATCCCCAACGAGAAGCTGCTGACCATCCTGGGCAAGGACGCGAGCCTGCTGTCCGCATTCGCCAAGGCTGACGATGTACTGGCTGGTGCCGTTCGCGGTATTTCCGACATCATCAAGCGCCCGGGCATGATCAACGTCGACTTTGCCGACGTACGTACCGTAATGAGCGAAATGGGCATGGCGATGATGGGCACTGGCTGCGCCAGCGGTCCGAACCGTGCACGCGAAGCCACCGAAGCCGCCATCCGCAACCCGTTGCTCGAAGACGTGAACCTGCAAGGCGCACGCGGCATCCTGGTGAACATCACCGCCGGTCCTGACCTGTCCCTGGGCGAGTACTCCGACGTGGGTAGCATCATCGAAGCCTTCGCTTCCGAGCACGCCATGGTCAAGGTCGGTACCGTTATCGATCCGGACATGCGCGACGAACTGCACGTGACCGTGGTTGCCACCGGCCTGGGTGCGAAGATCGAGAAGCCTGTAAAGGTCATCGACAACACCCTGCACACCGGCCAGTCCAGCCAAGCCGCCGCCGCTCCAGCGCCTGCGCGCCAGGAACTGCCGTCGGTCAACTACCGTGATCTGGACCGCCCGACCGTGATGCGCAACCAGGCTCAGGCCGGTGCTGCGGCGTCCCGTAGCCCGAATCCGCAAGATGATCTGGACTACCTGGATATCCCGGCATTCCTGCGTCGTCAGGCCGATTAA